DNA from Mugil cephalus isolate CIBA_MC_2020 chromosome 5, CIBA_Mcephalus_1.1, whole genome shotgun sequence:
gtactgttgttcttttattattattaatagaatttagatttgatttagattttttgccACTTTTAAAGTCCTTATATGTCTTTGACCCatatacacacatgtgtgtgtatgtatgtatatgtatatgtatatatatgtgtatatggaATCACCTTTGTgagcatttcattttagttttatgagTAGATGAAGATCAAGATGTAACTGGTACATGAAACCAAACCATTCAagtgacattttattcaaacatcCACATAAACTTAATGTTTTCTCGAgattgtagaaaaaaacaaagagtatCAAAATGCAATTTCTTCTTTTATCAGTACTGACTGTTAACACCTCAACTTTGTACAAACAGACAAACCACTcacatactactactactatatactgtatgttcaaAATCGGCTTTGAGTCTCTGAAATGATCGGTCAACAACACACAGGCTCATTCTTTTCTTAAAGACTTTGGAGACGGATGACGAAGACGAgtagaaatgtgtaaaaaaaaaaagctccaggaCTCATAAAGTCAGCTCAACTGCAGTTCGTTTGGAACAGCAACAGGCCCGGTGTCAAGGAAGAGACTGGATGATGATTATCTTCTCGTTAATGCAGAAACGGTGAAGCACGCTGAGCAAGTTCTCTCCACAACGCGACACCTGCCTCTCCATGGCCAGACGGAAATCCTCCTTCACTCCTTTGGTGATTCCTCGAGTCACTGTGTGGTGTCTGCAGGAATGAAAGGACGGGTGAAATAAATACGAACGTAAAACGCCGTCAGAAATGTATCAAACAGAGACTGAGATCTATATGAGGTGTGTAGTAAAGACAAAGCCATGGAGTCGGCACGTTACTTTCACCCTGCACACATGAATCAGCCAGTCAAGTTCAAACAACGTATGTTCCATCGTAACCAGTCATGACCACATAAGACATGTCCACGGATGAAATGAGATCAAGTGTTATGAAAAGGCAAAGAACTAAACTGGCTGTACAACGACACCAACATTAGCCTTAAATAACGACAAGAAcgacaacaagaacaacaacaagaacaacgaGAGTGATGACCACAGAAAGACGAGTAATGGCTCAAATAAACAAACGCCGACAGGAAATCAAAGAACGACTAACTCTTGATGTAAAATGACAGGCCCAAATTAAAACTGGGGGATGACAAGCCTTGAAGCTGGGAATGGAGAAAGGTGGAGTGGGCGGGATGGGGACTGTGGGAGGAGGGGCCTGGGGTACCTGTCCATGGTCTGCACCCCTTGTAGAAGAAGGGTATTTAACTCCACCCCCAGGGCGGGGCTAGGGTTCCTGAGGGACAGCAACATTCGAGAACTCTCAGTCAGTGCGGGTGCATTCAAGTGTCTAAACGTCCACAGCAAATAACGAAGGAGTTTGACTGTAGCTTTTATTTCACCATAAACCCCTTTCTCTTTACGAAGCCCGCTCCATTAACAGCTTTATCAATTCAAAGTGAAACTTTCCCCACAGGCCATGTCTACGTAAATCATCAGTCAGCAGAGCGGCCctctttaaaaaacacaccaacagaaCGGGAGAGTGCAGAGTCACGGTGCCAGctgaaaaaaaaccccagaaCGGGAGTTGCTTACTTAATCAGCATCCCCTGATTgggcagcagctccagctggatcctccctccctccggaGTACGCAGGTACGCAAACTCCTCCAGCATGTCGATGTCTGAGAGAGGTCGTAGGCTCATGGAAACCAACGTCCAAGACGCGAGAGCGCACATACGAGAAACCGCAATTCAACATTATGCAAATATGTTAAGTGAGCTTCATTGTGTCTGAGCAGCAGGATACTGGTGACGTAGTTGAAGAAGTTCTCGTACTGGAAGCTGCCCTGCTGACAGATTTTATCCACCGCCTTTAAGAACAGCATCTCTCCCTGCGGCCAGTCGTACTGCAGGAGGACCACCACGTGGCCGAGGGACAGGTCGTCACGGTTGTCTGTGAAGGCACGGAGCTGacggagggagaagaggagaagttGTTCAGCCAGGTGTTACGGTGCATCTGAATCCGGTTTTGAAAAATACACCATGTGATAATCACAGAGcgtgttttatttaaagtcttCCCATAGAAACATGGACTCTGCGCTctaaatttcattcatttcctctgaTGTAACTGAAGGTACCTTGAAGCAGGCGAGCATCAGCTGGAGGCAGAAAGGTAACACGGCTTTACTGGTGCAGGGAAGCAGCCTCAGATCGTTACCTagttaaaacacaaagaggacaACGCTCCGATTAAATAAAACGTATGTACCGGTCACGCACTTTCAGGGGTTAGTGAACCGTTGGTCATGTGGATGTGAAATGAACGTGCAGATTGCAGTAAAGGGAACTTGTGGTCTAAGTGGTACTACTCCATGTAATAGCACTTGAATCAGTGGTCACAACAACGAACCGACACACGGGAATGCACCATAGTAACCGACGCTGAAGAACTCATTGGAGGCTGTCCATGGTCAGGGTCAGCCAGCAACTCAGGAACAATTACCTTTCCTAGATTTGGTCTTGACTCGGCTCTGATCCTCCGGGGCCTTTGTTGGCTCTTGGTTCGGGGGCACCAGTCCGCTGACGACATCGAGCAGCTTCTCACAGGCCAGCTGAATAACAAACAGTATGAGAAGTGTACACAGTGTGGGAATATTGTACTGCATTTCATTCATATACAGGTTGCTtagttttgctcttttttttgtaaactgtaCACTGTTGTCAAGCATCAGCGGGTTGTTCTATGTGGAATAACGAGTCTCTGTAATAAACTGGAACTATATCGCCACCTTCAGGCCAATTGgtgtctgttttctttaaagCACGGGTCATTGAACATGTATTTTGTGTAATAGCATCGACTTCaccttaaaaatgtttaaaacaaacaaaaaaaaaaagcttatacTTGAACAATATATTTATGCAAAAGTGGGATTACATCAATATGATACAACTGTTTAGAACAATTTTACCAGGTTTGCTTTGAGAATATAGGAAAAGAGAAGCGTGTTTGTTTGAGCACTTCTCCTGACGTAAACTGTCAGAGTGTGGCTGTGTGCGGTTGTGTACCCTGTACTCTCCCAGTGCGTAGTGGCAGGATGCCTGCTGTATGAGGGCCCTGTGGTGCTCCAGACTGGCCTGACCTGAGGGGCTCTGCTGCCCGGGCTGAGGCTGTTGCACGGCAGCCATCTGGTGCAGGCTGGAGAGGGCTTTACGGTACTGTCCCTGGAGACGACACATTCACATGTAATCAGTATTATTCAGTAGAACAACAGACCAACGCGTGAGGCACAaggaaacaaaactaaatcctatcatcatcatattattattattattattattaagtataGTCAGTTGTGTTATCCTTTTTAACatctatataataataatgtacagtatgtattattatattctatATTTGTCGCTCCTCcccaaaaatgtttatttctaaaCATTATAAACTGGCTTAAATGCAACAGAATACAGTCTAAGCAGGTGCTGGTacttactaaaaataaaagggcCACAGGTGTTTTGTCACAAAGAAGAGTAAAAGTTAATCATATCTTGCCTGGTATATGATCATGTCGGTCAGGAATATTCTGAACCACAGCCAGCTGTCCGTCTTCCACGTAGCACAGATCTTCTTAAActctaaaaacatgaaaacatttcaagtaTTTCTTCCTTGTCtctttattgtttgttgttaaaAGGCATTTACAGCCAGTTACAAGCATCTACTGACGTCGTCAAAAACACCAGCGAACATTAAAGTTGTTTACCAGCTTCCAAACCATCGTGGGAGTGAAGGAGGTCCCAGCTTTCTCTCGCTGTGCGGAAACTCTCCAGAGTCTCTGACCAGGTGGGCATCTCAGCCTTGTTCACTAAGATATGTCGGCCACGGCCTTTCCCCAAACCGTCCTCATCGTCTGAGCTCTACAATGACACGCACGCACAATGGCACAGTGACTAAAAagcaaaatgcaacaaaagtaCACGCACAAATTACACAAAACTCGTTTAAATACTCTCACCATAGTCTTCTCTCTCCCATCGGCCAGTTTGCGTTTCTTATGCGCGTGCTTCATtgctcctctctccacctccacatCGTTATGCACAGAGCTCAAATCCTCAACGAGGATCCAGGGCCCTGAACTCAACGCGCTGACCCCTACGACACGTAaacacatcaatcaatcaatcagtcaaaacCCTTCGTTGAAAAGATGACGGAGACGCGTGTcctgagagacacagacaaacaggaaacgATGTTATGCTCGCAAAGACGAAGACTGACCCTGGAACAGTGCAGGCTGTACGGCGGAGACGTAGAGGAAGGCACTACGGAAGAGGACAAGCGCAGCACAGATGACCACCTGACTGCAGCAGCGGGCTCTCGTTTCTCCTTCCAGACCAGGCAGGTAGCGACACAGCTCCTTCACTCTCTGCAGCATGTCCACATAACTCCTGGAGCACatacaaacaaataacacacCTGTGTTTATAAATCATCTTTAACTGCTGCACATTTATTAATGATATCTGTTGCTCTTACATTTACAGACATGAGttataatttgcattttttttttccaaattattCAACTTGCTGATTATATTTTGATTCATATTAAGATTTCGTTAAGATTTTGAAGATTGCTTTTTGTGCTGATGGTATGTGATACCACCACAAACTAGAGTCTCTACAATTACCATAAAATTGGATCGATAAGGTCTCAACAACATTGAAAAGAGGTGGCATTACACTTAGTCTTAACTGATTGTAGCTGCAGTTAGATACATGTGCTTGTGCATGTCGCCAGCAGCGCcatgatttttacatttttaggtTATTATTAGTTCTTCTTaggttttgttcttgtttttctgtgcctcgAACCAGTCAAAAtggttttggtcattttttgtctttttgtgctgtgtttatttttttattctggagTGGAGTGAGGCCTCCTCTCCAGAGGTTTCGGGTCGGCGGTGCCGTCTGTAGTGACGGGAAACGTGAGGTCTCTGGCAGCAGAATGAATGGACtctgtgcgcttgatgggacccagagggagtgtgtcatgagaagagccttagagacctggttcataggaccacagtacgtctgtgcccaGCTTCAGGAGGCGGATACACTCCGTTggcgtttacatccctccctcagcgacaaAGAAACACTatgcgacacgatccatgccgctgttgctatgcaactggccaaacaaccacatcaccttggacactgttg
Protein-coding regions in this window:
- the ints10 gene encoding integrator complex subunit 10 isoform X1, encoding MSAQKDCEFLVKRARELVSDDPCAAKAWLITARTLYPTDFNIQYEMYIIERNAERTTSAGRLLYDMFINFPDQPIVWREISVITGALRSDSQDKHAQFLRGLFETLPGRVQCEMLLKATEQCFNTLEKAEMLLLLLKRFPESVVQHGVNLGETLLEAEVSENVETPVNCFRKLFVCDVLPLVINNMDMRLPASLMQKYMLKAAEFYISYVTRGPSSDVQIQGSQEGGTLKSPTVSRGSQRYVIDGLSEKSSVVAEPWERLLEILGVVGARCEWQGDKGQRSYVDMLQRVKELCRYLPGLEGETRARCCSQVVICAALVLFRSAFLYVSAVQPALFQGVSALSSGPWILVEDLSSVHNDVEVERGAMKHAHKKRKLADGREKTMSSDDEDGLGKGRGRHILVNKAEMPTWSETLESFRTARESWDLLHSHDGLEAEFKKICATWKTDSWLWFRIFLTDMIIYQGQYRKALSSLHQMAAVQQPQPGQQSPSGQASLEHHRALIQQASCHYALGEYRLACEKLLDVVSGLVPPNQEPTKAPEDQSRVKTKSRKGNDLRLLPCTSKAVLPFCLQLMLACFKLRAFTDNRDDLSLGHVVVLLQYDWPQGEMLFLKAVDKICQQGSFQYENFFNYVTNIDMLEEFAYLRTPEGGRIQLELLPNQGMLIKNPSPALGVELNTLLLQGVQTMDRHHTVTRGITKGVKEDFRLAMERQVSRCGENLLSVLHRFCINEKIIIIQSLP
- the ints10 gene encoding integrator complex subunit 10 isoform X2, with translation MSAQKDCEFLVKRARELVSDDPCAAKAWLITARTLYPTDFNIQYEMYIIERNAERTTSAGRLLYDMFINFPDQPIVWREISVITGALRSDSQDKHAQFLRGLFETLPGRVQCEMLLKATEQCFNTLEKAEMLLLLLKRFPESVVQHGVNLGETLLEAEVSENVETPVNCFRKLFVCDVLPLVINNMDMRLPASLMQKYMLKAAEFYISYVTRGPSSDVQIQGSQEGGTLKSPTVSRGSQRYVIDGLSEKSSVVAEPWERLLEILGVVGARCEWQGDKGQRSYVDMLQRVKELCRYLPGLEGETRARCCSQVVICAALVLFRSAFLYVSAVQPALFQGVSALSSGPWILVEDLSSVHNDVEVERGAMKHAHKKRKLADGREKTMSSDDEDGLGKGRGRHILVNKAEMPTWSETLESFRTARESWDLLHSHDGLEAEFKKICATWKTDSWLWFRIFLTDMIIYQGQYRKALSSLHQMAAVQQPQPGQQSPSGQASLEHHRALIQQASCHYALGEYRLACEKLLDVVSGLVPPNQEPTKAPEDQSRVKTKSRKGNDLRLLPCTSKAVLPFCLQLMLACFKLRAFTDNRDDLSLGHVVVLLQYDWPQGEMLFLKAVDKICQQGSFQYENFFNYVTNIDMLEEFAYLRTPEGGRIQLELLPNQGMLIKHHTVTRGITKGVKEDFRLAMERQVSRCGENLLSVLHRFCINEKIIIIQSLP